Proteins encoded within one genomic window of Episyrphus balteatus chromosome 1, idEpiBalt1.1, whole genome shotgun sequence:
- the LOC129907664 gene encoding 39S ribosomal protein L13, mitochondrial isoform X3, translating to MSLTKRVQQWATFARTWHIYDCTWQNPFDSAKVIKSHLMGLHKPIYHPMNDCGDHVVVINTKEIALPGDEWIKRVYFHHTGYPGGASWTLAWQLHEKDKTMVMKKAVYNAMDGNLQRRHTMQRLHLFADDQVPKDILANVTSQIRQIREVPQRLDHIDKDTLEAFPSIMDYPKDYILR from the exons ATGTCGCTTACAAAACGTGTTCAG CAATGGGCAACATTTGCTCGAACATGGCACATTTACGATTGCACCTGGCAAAATCCTTTTGATTCAGCTAAAGTTATCAAATCGCATTTAATGGGACTCCACAAACCTATTTACCATCCAATGA ATGATTGCGGTGACCATGTTGTTGTTATTAACACCAAAGAAATCGCTCTACCCGGCGATGAATGGATTAAACGTGTTTACTTCCATCATACTGGTTATCCAGGTGGTGCCTCATGGACTTTAGCATGGCAATTACATGAAAAAGACAAGACAATGGTTATGAAGAAGGCCGTCTACAATGCAATGGATGGTAATCTTCAGCGACGTCACACAATGCAGAGACTACATTTGTTCGCTGATGATCAAGTGCCCAAAGATATTTTGGCCAATGTTACCAGTCAAATTAGACAAATAAGAGAAGTACCTCAGCGATTAGATCACATCGATAAGGATACATTGGAAGCTTTCCCATCGATTATGGATTATCCAAAGGATTATATTCTGCGTTAA
- the LOC129907664 gene encoding leukotriene A-4 hydrolase isoform X1 produces the protein MSLTKRVQQWATFARTWHIYDCTWQNPFDSAKVIKSHLMGLHKPIYHPMISIRHLCINHCKMGRLGKVDPNSYSEPEKINTVQSLLSWTIDFENTKIVGSVTHKFKVLEKNLPSILLDVRDLKISNASILAGSTSIPINYTISDEVENIGSKLTLELPEGTAEGELQVKIDYETSSCASGLQWLTPEQTLGKKHPYMFSQCQAIHARSVMPCQDTPAVKFTYNAAIKHPKDLTALMSAIIDEKSEGLTKFKQAVPIPAYLLAIALGDLVSAPLGPNSNVWAEEGVIKASAEEFSETSKMLKTASDICGPYVWKQYDLLVMPPSFPFGGMENPCLTFVTPTLLAGDKSLADVVAHEIAHSWTGNLVTNKNFEHFWMNEGFTVFVEAKIVGRMKGEKERDFHMMRNLTDLAECLRTQLAESPELTKLVVDLSNLGPDDAFSSVPYIKGSTFLRYIEDLLGGAAVFEPFLQSYLKKYEYKSVVTDDFKSALYNYFVDTDKKDKLNEIDWDLWLYGEGMPPIIPKFDDSLAIVSQELCASWSTKTTADLAEDSDVRQSISTHQLIDFLGKLIECKEICDLSTEKIKLLEQIYNLNGTKNAEIRLRFMRLCIMARQMDRMDEIIEFANSSFRMKFVRPIYRDLAQWPEAKPIAIENFNKVKNEMMKVCSLGIEKDLGLRC, from the exons ATGTCGCTTACAAAACGTGTTCAG CAATGGGCAACATTTGCTCGAACATGGCACATTTACGATTGCACCTGGCAAAATCCTTTTGATTCAGCTAAAGTTATCAAATCGCATTTAATGGGACTCCACAAACCTATTTACCATCCAATGA TTTCTATCCGACATTTGTGCATTAATCATTGTAAAATGGGACGTTTAGGAAAAGTTGATCCAAATTCATATTCCGAACCGG aaaaaatcaaCACCGTCCAGAGTTTACTTTCATGGACAATTGATTTTGAGAACACCAAAATTGTAGGCAGCGTCACACACAAATTTAAGGTTCTCGAAAAGAATTTGCCATCTATT CTTCTTGATGTTCGcgatttaaagatttcaaaTGCTTCCATTTTGGCTGGTTCCACATCCATTCCCATTAATTATACTATCAGTGATGAAGTAGAAAACATTGGATCCAAGTTGACATTAGAGCTTCCTGAAGGAACCGCCGAAGGAGA aCTCCAAGTCAAGATCGACTATGAAACTTCATCATGTGCCAGCGGCTTGCAATGGTTGACACCCGAACAAACTTTGGGCAAGAAACATCCCTACATGTTCAGTCAATGTCAGGCAATTCATGCACGTTCAGTTATGCCTTGCCAAGATACCCCGGCTGTAAAATTCACCTACAATGCTGCAATCAAACATCCAAAGGACTTGACTGCTCTTATGAGTGCAATTATTGATGAAAAATCCGAAGGTCTTACGAAATTCAAACAAGCGGTTCCTATTCCAGCCTACCTACTAGCTATTGCCTTGGGTGATTTAGTATCCGCACCATTAGGACCAAATTCGAATGTGTGGGCCGAAGAAGGAGTCATCAAAGCAAGTGCTGAAGAATTCTCCGAGACatcgaaaatgttaaaaactgcATCGGACATATGTGGACCGTATGTTTGGAAGCAATATGATTTGTTGGTAATGCCACCCAGTTTTCCATTCGGTGGAATGGAAAATCCATGTTTGACTTTCGTCACCCCAACTCTGTTGGCTGGTGACAAGTCATTGGCTGATGTCGTCGCACATGAAATCGCTCACAGCTGGACTGGTAATCTTGTGACAAATAAGAACTTTGAACATTTCTGGATGAATGAAGGATTCACCGTGTTTGTTGAGGCAAAGATTGTTGGTCGTATGAAGGGTGAAAAGGAACGTGACTTCCATATGATGAGAAACTTGACAGATTTGGCTGAATGT TTGAGAACACAATTAGCTGAAAGTCCAGAACTCACAAAGCTTGTTGTTGACTTAAGTAACTTGGGACCCGATGATGCTTTCTCCAGTGTGCCTTACATCAAGGGATCAACTTTCCTTCGTTACATTGAAGATCTCCTTGGAGGAGCCGCAGTCTTTGAGCCATTTTTACAATCATACTTGAAGAAGTACGAGTACAAATCGGTAGTAACTGATGACTTCAAGAGCGCCCTCTATAATTACTTTGTGGATACTgacaaaaaagacaaactgaATGAGATCGATTGGGACCTTTGGCTTTATGGCGAGGGTATGCCTCCAATAATTCCAAA ATTCGACGATTCACTGGCTATTGTCTCCCAGGAATTGTGTGCTTCTTGGAGTACAAAGACTACAGCTGATCTTGCTGAAGATAGCGATGTCCGTCAATCTATATCAACACATCAGCTAATCGATTTCTTAGGAAAACTTATCGAGTGCAAAGAAATTTGTGATTTGTCAACTGAAAAAATTAAGCTACTCGAACAGATTTACAACTTGAATGGCACAAAGAATGCTGAAATTCGTCTAAGATTCATGAGATTGTGCATTATGGCAAGACAAATGGATCGCATGgatgaaataattgaatttgcaAACAGCAGTTTCCGTATGAAGTTTGTACGTCCAATTTATAGAGATTTAGCACAATGGCCTGAGGCAAAGCCTATTGCTATTGAGAATTTCAACAAagttaaaaatgaaatgatgAAAGTTTGCTCACTCGGAATTGAAAAGGACTTGGGACTAAGATGTTAA
- the LOC129907664 gene encoding leukotriene A-4 hydrolase isoform X2 — MGRLGKVDPNSYSEPEKINTVQSLLSWTIDFENTKIVGSVTHKFKVLEKNLPSILLDVRDLKISNASILAGSTSIPINYTISDEVENIGSKLTLELPEGTAEGELQVKIDYETSSCASGLQWLTPEQTLGKKHPYMFSQCQAIHARSVMPCQDTPAVKFTYNAAIKHPKDLTALMSAIIDEKSEGLTKFKQAVPIPAYLLAIALGDLVSAPLGPNSNVWAEEGVIKASAEEFSETSKMLKTASDICGPYVWKQYDLLVMPPSFPFGGMENPCLTFVTPTLLAGDKSLADVVAHEIAHSWTGNLVTNKNFEHFWMNEGFTVFVEAKIVGRMKGEKERDFHMMRNLTDLAECLRTQLAESPELTKLVVDLSNLGPDDAFSSVPYIKGSTFLRYIEDLLGGAAVFEPFLQSYLKKYEYKSVVTDDFKSALYNYFVDTDKKDKLNEIDWDLWLYGEGMPPIIPKFDDSLAIVSQELCASWSTKTTADLAEDSDVRQSISTHQLIDFLGKLIECKEICDLSTEKIKLLEQIYNLNGTKNAEIRLRFMRLCIMARQMDRMDEIIEFANSSFRMKFVRPIYRDLAQWPEAKPIAIENFNKVKNEMMKVCSLGIEKDLGLRC, encoded by the exons ATGGGACGTTTAGGAAAAGTTGATCCAAATTCATATTCCGAACCGG aaaaaatcaaCACCGTCCAGAGTTTACTTTCATGGACAATTGATTTTGAGAACACCAAAATTGTAGGCAGCGTCACACACAAATTTAAGGTTCTCGAAAAGAATTTGCCATCTATT CTTCTTGATGTTCGcgatttaaagatttcaaaTGCTTCCATTTTGGCTGGTTCCACATCCATTCCCATTAATTATACTATCAGTGATGAAGTAGAAAACATTGGATCCAAGTTGACATTAGAGCTTCCTGAAGGAACCGCCGAAGGAGA aCTCCAAGTCAAGATCGACTATGAAACTTCATCATGTGCCAGCGGCTTGCAATGGTTGACACCCGAACAAACTTTGGGCAAGAAACATCCCTACATGTTCAGTCAATGTCAGGCAATTCATGCACGTTCAGTTATGCCTTGCCAAGATACCCCGGCTGTAAAATTCACCTACAATGCTGCAATCAAACATCCAAAGGACTTGACTGCTCTTATGAGTGCAATTATTGATGAAAAATCCGAAGGTCTTACGAAATTCAAACAAGCGGTTCCTATTCCAGCCTACCTACTAGCTATTGCCTTGGGTGATTTAGTATCCGCACCATTAGGACCAAATTCGAATGTGTGGGCCGAAGAAGGAGTCATCAAAGCAAGTGCTGAAGAATTCTCCGAGACatcgaaaatgttaaaaactgcATCGGACATATGTGGACCGTATGTTTGGAAGCAATATGATTTGTTGGTAATGCCACCCAGTTTTCCATTCGGTGGAATGGAAAATCCATGTTTGACTTTCGTCACCCCAACTCTGTTGGCTGGTGACAAGTCATTGGCTGATGTCGTCGCACATGAAATCGCTCACAGCTGGACTGGTAATCTTGTGACAAATAAGAACTTTGAACATTTCTGGATGAATGAAGGATTCACCGTGTTTGTTGAGGCAAAGATTGTTGGTCGTATGAAGGGTGAAAAGGAACGTGACTTCCATATGATGAGAAACTTGACAGATTTGGCTGAATGT TTGAGAACACAATTAGCTGAAAGTCCAGAACTCACAAAGCTTGTTGTTGACTTAAGTAACTTGGGACCCGATGATGCTTTCTCCAGTGTGCCTTACATCAAGGGATCAACTTTCCTTCGTTACATTGAAGATCTCCTTGGAGGAGCCGCAGTCTTTGAGCCATTTTTACAATCATACTTGAAGAAGTACGAGTACAAATCGGTAGTAACTGATGACTTCAAGAGCGCCCTCTATAATTACTTTGTGGATACTgacaaaaaagacaaactgaATGAGATCGATTGGGACCTTTGGCTTTATGGCGAGGGTATGCCTCCAATAATTCCAAA ATTCGACGATTCACTGGCTATTGTCTCCCAGGAATTGTGTGCTTCTTGGAGTACAAAGACTACAGCTGATCTTGCTGAAGATAGCGATGTCCGTCAATCTATATCAACACATCAGCTAATCGATTTCTTAGGAAAACTTATCGAGTGCAAAGAAATTTGTGATTTGTCAACTGAAAAAATTAAGCTACTCGAACAGATTTACAACTTGAATGGCACAAAGAATGCTGAAATTCGTCTAAGATTCATGAGATTGTGCATTATGGCAAGACAAATGGATCGCATGgatgaaataattgaatttgcaAACAGCAGTTTCCGTATGAAGTTTGTACGTCCAATTTATAGAGATTTAGCACAATGGCCTGAGGCAAAGCCTATTGCTATTGAGAATTTCAACAAagttaaaaatgaaatgatgAAAGTTTGCTCACTCGGAATTGAAAAGGACTTGGGACTAAGATGTTAA